From the genome of Impatiens glandulifera chromosome 9, dImpGla2.1, whole genome shotgun sequence, one region includes:
- the LOC124913761 gene encoding 3-ketodihydrosphingosine reductase-like, protein MRNVSGSVSSRGIAAVVGVGPKLGRSIARKFANEGYTVAILARDLGKLSTFAEEIAREEKTQVFAIRIDCSDSRSVREAFEGVLSLGFVEVLIYNACQQPLDANWRPISFTDIPIDSFQKSMAVSSVGAFHCAQQVMPGMVERGRGTVLFTGSSASLNGMAGYTELCCGKFALRALSQCLAREFQPLGVHVAHVIIDGVIGFPRSNLRIVGGEDGSMDPDGLAQIYWQLHTQDRTAWTQEMDLCPTAPSRR, encoded by the exons ATGCGAAACGTTTCCGGTTCCGTTTCATCCCGAGGCATCGCTGCTGTCGTCGGCGTCGGTCCCAAGCTCGGCCGTTCCATCGCCAGAAAATTCGCTAACGAAGGCTACACCGTCGCCATCCTCGCTCGTGACCTAG GTAAACTATCGACATTTGCTGAAGAAATAGCCAGAGAGGAGAAAACGCAGGTGTTTGCGATCCGAATCGATTGTTCCGATTCGCGAAGTGTAAGGGAAGCGTTCGAAGGTGTACTATCTCTAGGTTTCGTTGAAGTTCTAATCTACAATGCTTGTCAACAACCGCTAGATGCGAACTGGCGTCCTATCTCCTTCACCGATATTCCAATCGACTCATTCCAGAAATCCATGGCCGTTTCTTCCGTCGGCGCCTTCCACTGCGCTCAGCag GTGATGCCAGGAATGGTGGAAAGAGGAAGAGGAACAGTTCTCTTCACTGGTTCTTCAGCCTCCCTCAATGGCATGGCTGGCTATACAGAATTAT GCTGTGGGAAGTTTGCGCTAAGAGCCCTATCACAGTGCCTTGCGAGGGAGTTTCAGCCTCTTGGTGTACATGTGGCTCATGTTATCATAGATGGCGTCATTGGTTTTCCCAG GTCAAATTTGCGAATAGTTGGAGGAGAGGATGGTTCGATGGATCCGGATGGATTGGCTCAGATATATTGGCAGTTACATACTCAAGACCGAACCGCCTGGACACAGGAAATGGACCTTTGTCCTACCGCACCCTCACGTCGCTag
- the LOC124916791 gene encoding uncharacterized protein LOC124916791, with product MFLLQPAAMEESYTLTIADSKVKHGKALFFLMALLCTSLLSHAACNCGFHLMNVVELEGEGTTYSIQSNAAMMSDLERNSSELLDYGSKFELLSVCAVVNHIIGYSNGFCMISLLEPSDVTSDHLFIASWRTEVIDSIEVVFLSVRFRSHDSLMQLILNTGECWFPTENEACLELFAKFEEVNLELQLNQDVAVVFWSRYKKACLVVLIVIPLAFYVVHPQLMERRRINSIPVPQLAEKASNLDQSSSSSSSGANDLSKPVEEPPKAIKIEPLIKSPEITTTPPPPPPSSSSGKEKCRRNRRKRRTSSSSSSSSQVLTPIVVAVDQAFVTVPKTVVKDKKPVDDDFLFRSANDQSMKIPTSTLALHARAPGPKQEMVKKITATINDPYVYDIWSDHLLEIVLSELWSSFFVTGPQFIVKSQSEHVVTSPYKGD from the exons ATGTTTTTGCTGCAGCCAGCAGCCATGGAGGAGTCTTATACCTTGACGATCGCTGATTCTAA GGTTAAACATGGAAAAGCATTGTTCTTTCTGATGGCTCTGTTATGTACATCACTGTTGAGCCATGCTGCATGTAATTGTGGGTTTCATTTGATGAATGTGGTTGAACTTGAAGGAGAAGGAACAACTTATTCTATTCAATCTAATGCTGCAATGATGTCTGATCTAGAAAGGAATTCTTCAGAGTTATTGGATTATGGATCAAAATTTGAGTTATTAAGTGTCTGTGCTGTTGTTAATCATATTATTGGATACAGTAATGGCTTCTGTATGATTTCACTGTTGGAACCTAGCGATGTTACTTCAGATCATTTGTTTATTGCAAGCTGGAGGACTGAAGTTATCGACAGCATAGAGGTCGTATTTCTTTCAGTCCGGTTCCGGTCCCATGACAGTTTAATGCAGCTGATCTTGAACACGGGTGAATGCTGGTTTCCAACTGAAAACGAGGCTTGTTTGGAGTTGTTCGCCAAATTTGAAGAAGTGAATTTAGAATTGCAGCTGAACCAGGATGTGGCAGTTGTATTCTGGTCCAGGTACAAGAAAGCATGTCTTGTTGTCTTGATCGTCATCCCTCTTGCCTTTTATGTTGTTCATCCGCAATTGAtggaaagaagaagaataaactCTATCCCTGTTCCACAATTAGCTGAAAAAGCTTCTAACTTGGatcaatcatcatcatcatcatcatctggtGCAAATGACTTGTCAAAACCTGTAGAAGAACCACCGAAGGCCATAAAGATTGAACCTTTGATCAAATCCCCTGAAATAACAACaacaccaccacctcctcctccttcttcgTCATCAGGTAAAGAGAAATGCAGAAGAAACCGTCGAAAGAGAAGAACTTCCagttcatcatcttcttcatctcaagTGCTCACTCCAATTGTAGTTGCTGTTGATCAAGCTTTTGTAACTGTACCCAAAACTGTTGTGAAGGATAAGAAGCCAGTAGATGATGATTTTCTGTTTCGTTCAGCCAATGATCAAAGTATGAAGATTCCAACTTCAACTCTAGCTCTTCATGCCCGAGCTCCAGGTCCAAAACAGGAGATGGTGAAGAAGATAACAGCCACTATTAACGACCCATATGTTTATGATATATGGTCAGACCATCTTCTCGAGATTGTTCTATCTGAACTATGGAGTAGTTTCTTTGTAACGGGACCACAGTTCATTGTTAAGTCTCAATCTGAGCATGTTGTAACTTCCCCTTATAAGGGTGATTAA